The Peribacillus sp. FSL P2-0133 genome has a segment encoding these proteins:
- a CDS encoding oxidoreductase, protein MRKIKVGIVGYGLSGATFHAPLLSVLGQFQIAKVVSSNKEKVQKDLKDVEVVSSLEEILEDASIDLAVITTPSGLHYEMAKQSLLAGKHVILEKPMVVEAWEAEELIKIAEEKDLLLSVYHNRRWDNDFLTVKKLMNDGVLGEINTYQVHYDRYRPVVRDRWREKPGPGSGMLYDLGSHLIDQALHLFGLPQFVWADVFSQKENAETDDYFHVILGYEKLRVILHSGSIVPNNGPRYQVHGSKGSFIKYGLDCQEAALSEGKKPLDDSWGADDPEFYGKLVTVEGENEIHETIETLHGSYLTYYQAVADSILSGKKAPVTAQEGLSVIKIIDAAFESSKGKKAIYIK, encoded by the coding sequence ATGAGAAAAATTAAAGTGGGCATAGTTGGGTACGGATTGTCAGGAGCTACATTTCACGCGCCATTACTAAGTGTTTTAGGGCAGTTTCAAATAGCGAAAGTTGTCAGCTCCAATAAGGAAAAAGTCCAAAAAGATTTGAAAGATGTGGAAGTGGTAAGCAGCTTAGAGGAAATTCTTGAAGACGCGTCCATTGATTTGGCTGTTATTACGACACCGAGTGGTTTGCATTATGAAATGGCCAAGCAAAGCTTGTTAGCCGGGAAGCATGTCATCCTCGAAAAGCCGATGGTAGTGGAAGCTTGGGAGGCAGAGGAACTAATTAAGATTGCCGAAGAAAAGGATCTGCTATTAAGTGTCTATCATAATCGGAGATGGGATAATGACTTTTTGACCGTGAAAAAACTTATGAATGATGGAGTGCTTGGGGAAATCAATACATACCAAGTCCATTATGATCGATACAGGCCTGTGGTCAGGGATAGATGGAGGGAAAAACCAGGCCCGGGATCAGGCATGCTTTATGATTTAGGATCACATCTCATCGATCAAGCACTGCATTTGTTTGGATTGCCGCAATTCGTTTGGGCAGATGTATTTTCCCAAAAAGAAAATGCAGAAACGGATGATTATTTTCATGTGATATTAGGATATGAAAAGCTGAGAGTTATCTTACATTCAGGCTCAATCGTTCCGAATAATGGACCGCGGTATCAGGTGCATGGAAGTAAAGGATCATTTATCAAGTACGGTCTTGATTGCCAAGAGGCGGCCCTAAGTGAGGGGAAAAAACCGCTGGATGACTCTTGGGGTGCAGATGATCCCGAATTCTATGGTAAGCTGGTTACGGTTGAAGGAGAAAATGAGATACATGAAACCATTGAAACACTGCATGGTTCTTATTTAACGTATTACCAGGCAGTTGCCGATAGTATATTGAGCGGGAAAAAAGCTCCAGTCACTGCCCAAGAGGGGTTATCGGTCATTAAAATCATTGATGCGGCTTTTGAAAGCAGTAAAGGAAAGAAAGCCATTTATATTAAATGA
- a CDS encoding MFS transporter, which translates to MSAEQRKKIIILMINMFIAIGSFGIIIPILPAYLASINQGGTAAGLMIAIFAGAQLIFSPIAGKWTDQFGRRKMIIYGLVGLTLSMFIFYAVNSIWLLYASRIIGGIGAALLIPAIFAYVADITTFDQRAKGNSLVSAAMSLGIVVGPGIGGFLADFGLKFPFLISALVSLSAVVFSIFVLKESETAQVTQAMDAKTETMVRKIALSVKMPYFIPLIITLVMSFGLMAYESVIGLYLDNQFNSSPKDIAFMVTATGIVSVIVQLFVVDRIVQRFGEVNVLNIFISVAAIGFLLSLFASSYLIFFLISLVIFLSTSILRPVLNTLISKMAGNEQGFAMGMNNAYMSIGNVLGPTLAGMMYDVHITYPFMLGLILLFITLMITMAWQRRSLHAKALS; encoded by the coding sequence ATGTCAGCAGAACAACGCAAAAAGATCATTATCCTCATGATCAATATGTTTATAGCAATAGGAAGTTTCGGTATCATCATTCCCATTTTACCAGCATACCTGGCCTCCATTAATCAAGGAGGAACCGCCGCTGGCCTAATGATTGCCATTTTCGCAGGTGCACAACTTATCTTCTCACCAATTGCCGGAAAATGGACTGACCAATTCGGGCGCAGAAAAATGATTATTTATGGATTGGTCGGTTTGACATTATCCATGTTTATTTTTTATGCAGTCAATTCCATTTGGTTATTATATGCTTCTCGCATCATTGGCGGGATCGGGGCAGCTTTGCTTATACCCGCAATTTTTGCTTATGTAGCCGATATCACCACATTTGATCAACGCGCTAAAGGCAATAGTTTAGTATCTGCCGCCATGTCACTGGGAATTGTAGTCGGTCCAGGAATTGGAGGTTTTTTAGCTGACTTTGGCTTGAAGTTTCCCTTTTTGATTTCTGCACTGGTATCCCTATCAGCTGTGGTATTTTCGATTTTTGTTTTAAAAGAAAGCGAAACGGCACAGGTTACTCAAGCCATGGATGCAAAAACCGAAACGATGGTTCGGAAGATTGCCTTATCCGTGAAAATGCCCTATTTCATCCCACTCATCATTACTCTTGTAATGAGCTTTGGCTTAATGGCATATGAATCTGTCATTGGTCTTTATCTTGATAATCAATTCAATTCAAGCCCTAAGGACATCGCCTTCATGGTTACAGCCACCGGTATCGTCAGTGTAATTGTACAACTGTTTGTCGTCGACCGGATTGTACAGCGTTTCGGGGAAGTGAATGTGCTGAATATCTTTATCAGTGTTGCAGCCATCGGTTTCCTCCTATCACTATTTGCTTCAAGTTACCTAATTTTCTTTTTAATTTCACTGGTCATCTTCCTTTCCACCTCCATCTTACGTCCAGTTCTTAACACACTGATTTCCAAGATGGCAGGAAATGAGCAGGGCTTTGCAATGGGTATGAATAATGCATATATGAGCATCGGAAATGTGCTCGGACCTACACTTGCCGGAATGATGTATGATGTACACATTACCTATCCGTTCATGTTGGGCCTTATCCTCTTATTCATTACTTTGATGATTACCATGGCTTGGCAAAGGCGATCTCTTCATGCAAAGGCATTATCCTAA
- a CDS encoding MarR family transcriptional regulator: MHSSELYNLHLEIKELSSLSQELVEPLLVKYDLTSVQYRALQLIVLTESIAVKDVSNHLKIKPAAGTALIDRLERKKLIERVHSEDDRRFVFIQSTESGSKTYHSINKCFAKIFRDFYSVLNEEETQRLKQIVGKLTEHASSCIENKI; this comes from the coding sequence ATGCATTCAAGTGAATTGTATAATTTACATCTAGAAATCAAGGAACTAAGCAGCCTCTCACAGGAATTGGTGGAACCTTTATTGGTTAAATATGATTTAACTTCTGTACAGTATCGCGCATTGCAATTAATTGTCTTGACTGAATCCATAGCGGTAAAAGATGTTTCGAATCATTTAAAAATCAAACCTGCAGCAGGAACTGCACTAATTGACCGGCTTGAACGGAAGAAGTTGATTGAGAGGGTACACAGTGAGGATGATCGGCGGTTCGTTTTTATCCAATCCACCGAAAGTGGAAGTAAAACCTATCATTCCATAAATAAGTGTTTTGCCAAAATCTTTCGTGACTTTTATAGCGTCCTAAATGAAGAGGAAACGCAACGGCTCAAACAAATCGTTGGGAAACTGACCGAACATGCATCGTCTTGCATAGAGAATAAAATATAG
- a CDS encoding long-chain-fatty-acid--CoA ligase, whose protein sequence is MFSPLTPMDWKRRAVKYYPHKVAVIDEEKEFTYKEFGQRIDQLSKALYSSGIEKGDHIAVMLPNTHYMLECFYGICQMGAVMVPLNYRLAAEDLEYIIKHSDSKMLIVDEEFTAPIEKIITRLSLEKIIIVPVEGHETTLPGIDYENFILYAIDEALPEVIIDENQLLTINYTSGTTSKPKGVMLTHRGNYMNAANFIYHLGVNHDDVYLHTLPMFHANGWGGVWSVTATGGTHVCLRKVDPPLILKLFAHHNITLLCGAPTVVNMLVNDPKAKETNIKVRPRMATAGAPPAAALIQKAQEILGLNMIHVYGLTETSPFILYNEWKDEFEAKSADEQAIIKARQGIELVFNGETMVVNQDGKEVAWDGKELGEIITRGNVVMEGYYKDPEKTAEAIRDGWFHTGDLAVTYPDGYIEIQDRAKDLIISGGENISSTEVEGVLYKHPDVLEAAVIAIPDDKWGETPKAIIVLHPNAEVTENEIITFCRSKMAHFKAPTTVEFVESLPKTATGKLQKYRLREIHWKGSKKVN, encoded by the coding sequence ATGTTTTCCCCATTAACCCCAATGGATTGGAAGCGCAGGGCCGTAAAATATTATCCTCATAAAGTGGCAGTCATCGATGAAGAGAAAGAGTTTACATACAAGGAATTCGGGCAGCGGATAGATCAACTTTCCAAAGCACTGTATTCTTCGGGAATTGAAAAAGGCGACCATATTGCAGTAATGTTGCCAAATACGCATTATATGTTGGAATGTTTTTATGGCATTTGTCAAATGGGAGCGGTAATGGTTCCTTTGAATTATAGACTTGCTGCAGAGGATTTGGAATATATCATCAAGCATAGCGATTCAAAAATGTTGATTGTCGATGAAGAATTCACCGCTCCGATCGAAAAGATCATTACTAGACTTTCATTGGAAAAAATCATTATCGTGCCTGTTGAAGGACATGAAACCACTTTACCTGGAATAGACTATGAAAATTTCATTTTATATGCAATTGATGAAGCACTGCCAGAGGTTATAATCGATGAAAATCAACTTTTGACTATAAATTATACGAGTGGAACGACTTCAAAACCAAAAGGGGTAATGTTAACCCATCGCGGGAATTACATGAACGCAGCTAATTTCATTTATCACCTTGGAGTGAATCATGACGATGTATACTTACATACCCTGCCGATGTTTCATGCTAATGGCTGGGGAGGTGTATGGTCGGTAACGGCTACTGGCGGGACTCATGTATGTTTAAGGAAAGTCGATCCTCCTCTTATCCTAAAATTATTCGCCCATCATAATATTACATTATTATGTGGGGCACCTACTGTCGTCAATATGCTAGTGAATGATCCTAAAGCAAAAGAAACAAATATCAAAGTGCGCCCAAGGATGGCAACAGCAGGTGCACCTCCAGCAGCAGCGCTTATACAAAAGGCACAAGAAATCCTTGGTTTGAATATGATTCACGTATATGGATTAACAGAAACTTCACCTTTCATCCTATATAACGAGTGGAAGGATGAGTTTGAGGCTAAATCGGCGGACGAACAAGCAATAATAAAGGCAAGACAAGGGATTGAATTGGTTTTCAATGGGGAAACGATGGTAGTCAATCAAGATGGGAAAGAAGTCGCTTGGGATGGAAAGGAACTGGGGGAAATCATTACTCGCGGCAATGTTGTAATGGAAGGATATTATAAGGATCCGGAAAAGACGGCCGAAGCAATTAGGGATGGCTGGTTTCATACAGGGGATCTGGCGGTGACCTACCCTGATGGATATATTGAAATACAGGACAGGGCTAAGGATTTAATCATTTCCGGGGGAGAAAATATTTCTTCTACAGAGGTGGAAGGGGTATTGTATAAACATCCAGATGTTTTGGAGGCGGCGGTCATTGCCATCCCAGACGATAAGTGGGGAGAAACGCCTAAGGCAATCATTGTGCTGCACCCCAATGCGGAAGTGACAGAAAATGAGATCATTACCTTTTGCCGCTCTAAAATGGCTCACTTTAAAGCACCGACAACAGTTGAATTCGTAGAGTCTTTACCGAAAACGGCAACAGGTAAGCTACAAAAATACCGTTTAAGGGAAATCCATTGGAAAGGATCGAAAAAGGTAAATTAA
- a CDS encoding amidohydrolase/deacetylase family metallohydrolase, with protein sequence MTDTLVLKNVKILEGNAADIILENGMIKEIALPGTATGDKIIDYDQKVFVSSGWIDIHVHAFPEFDPYGDEVDEIGYKTGVTTVIDAGSTGADRISDLVNSCENSKTNVFAFLNISRIGLKRIDELSDISWLDEGELRKAISKYGDFVVGLKARISKSVVGPNGVEPLKIARKFSAETGLPLMVHIGSGPPDIKEVLELLEEKDIITHFLNGKANNLFDEREEPLPEFSKAIERGVHLDVGHGTASFSFKTAEMAKKRGIHFNTISTDIYRKNRENGPVFNMANVLTKFLYLGYPLKEVIDAVTVNAAAWLHKPELGRISAGDIANLTLFSIKNEPTLLMDSEGEKRMAEKRVVVKGVVINGEFIEC encoded by the coding sequence ATGACAGATACGTTAGTTCTGAAGAATGTAAAGATATTAGAGGGAAATGCAGCAGATATCATACTGGAAAATGGGATGATTAAAGAAATCGCACTTCCAGGAACTGCAACAGGGGATAAGATAATAGATTATGATCAAAAAGTTTTTGTTTCCAGCGGATGGATTGATATACATGTACATGCTTTCCCGGAATTCGATCCTTATGGTGATGAGGTCGATGAGATTGGATATAAAACGGGTGTAACAACGGTCATTGATGCGGGAAGCACGGGGGCAGATAGGATATCTGATCTCGTTAACAGCTGTGAAAATTCCAAAACGAATGTTTTCGCCTTTCTGAATATTTCGCGGATTGGCCTGAAAAGGATTGATGAGTTATCGGATATTTCATGGCTGGACGAAGGGGAATTAAGGAAGGCAATTTCCAAGTACGGGGATTTTGTCGTTGGACTTAAAGCGAGAATAAGTAAAAGCGTGGTTGGTCCAAATGGTGTCGAACCATTAAAAATCGCTAGGAAGTTCTCGGCTGAAACTGGTTTACCATTAATGGTCCATATCGGTTCAGGGCCGCCTGATATTAAAGAAGTCCTTGAATTACTTGAGGAAAAGGATATTATTACACATTTCTTAAATGGTAAAGCGAATAATTTATTTGATGAAAGAGAAGAGCCGCTGCCTGAGTTCAGTAAGGCGATTGAACGTGGTGTTCATTTGGATGTAGGTCATGGAACGGCAAGTTTTTCTTTTAAAACTGCAGAAATGGCGAAAAAGCGGGGAATACACTTCAATACGATCAGTACGGATATATATCGGAAAAACAGAGAGAATGGGCCAGTTTTTAATATGGCAAATGTGCTTACAAAATTTTTGTATCTGGGTTATCCATTAAAGGAAGTAATAGATGCCGTTACGGTCAATGCAGCAGCTTGGTTGCATAAACCCGAGCTTGGCAGGATTTCAGCTGGGGATATTGCGAACTTGACCTTATTCTCGATCAAGAATGAGCCGACCCTTTTAATGGATTCCGAAGGAGAAAAAAGGATGGCAGAAAAAAGAGTTGTCGTAAAAGGAGTGGTTATAAATGGAGAATTCATTGAATGCTAA
- a CDS encoding DgaE family pyridoxal phosphate-dependent ammonia lyase produces the protein MENSLNAKYGLKRVINASGRMSILGVSAPTDTVMDAMKKGGQNYVEISDLVDKSGQHIANLLHSEAAVVVNSASSGIALSVAAIVTEGNRRKSERLHQDLIQKNEIIMLKGHNVQYGAPVETMIYLGGGKLVEVGYANEGKAEHIADAINENTSAILYVKSHHAVQKNMISVEEAWEVAKTNNIPLIVDAAAEEDLEKYVQFSDLAIYSGSKAIEGPTSGIVAGRKKYIEWVKVQLHCIGRSMKVGKETTFGLLQALDEYFVKTDNSEKEKASLQVLTSLESIEGVKVTIVQDEAGRAIYRARISIDPLITETTAKEVNEQLRNGDIAIYTRDYGIRQGFFDIDPRPLQGDDIHVIEAQLRTILGGKQG, from the coding sequence ATGGAGAATTCATTGAATGCTAAATACGGTTTGAAAAGAGTCATAAATGCAAGCGGAAGAATGAGTATATTGGGGGTTTCTGCCCCAACTGACACAGTGATGGACGCGATGAAAAAAGGTGGGCAAAATTATGTTGAAATTTCTGATTTAGTCGATAAGTCAGGCCAGCATATAGCGAATTTGCTTCATTCTGAAGCAGCTGTCGTCGTAAACTCAGCATCAAGTGGAATTGCGCTTTCAGTAGCGGCGATCGTTACTGAAGGAAATAGAAGGAAAAGCGAAAGGCTTCATCAAGATCTCATTCAAAAAAATGAAATCATCATGCTTAAAGGCCATAACGTTCAGTATGGTGCACCGGTTGAAACCATGATTTATCTTGGTGGCGGAAAATTGGTTGAAGTTGGTTATGCAAACGAAGGGAAGGCAGAACATATTGCGGATGCCATAAATGAAAATACTTCTGCCATTTTATACGTGAAATCGCATCATGCTGTTCAGAAAAATATGATATCGGTCGAAGAAGCATGGGAAGTGGCCAAAACGAATAATATCCCTCTGATTGTCGATGCAGCAGCGGAGGAGGATTTGGAAAAATATGTACAATTCTCCGACTTGGCCATTTATAGTGGATCAAAAGCCATTGAAGGACCCACATCTGGTATCGTTGCTGGCAGAAAAAAATATATCGAATGGGTAAAGGTTCAATTGCACTGTATCGGAAGGAGCATGAAGGTTGGAAAGGAAACTACCTTTGGGCTGCTTCAGGCATTGGATGAGTATTTCGTCAAGACGGATAATAGCGAAAAAGAAAAAGCTAGTTTACAAGTTCTCACATCACTTGAATCCATTGAGGGCGTAAAAGTAACGATAGTTCAGGATGAAGCCGGCCGTGCCATATATAGAGCACGTATTTCCATTGATCCTTTAATAACGGAAACAACGGCGAAGGAAGTGAACGAGCAGCTCAGAAATGGAGATATCGCCATTTACACACGTGATTATGGGATACGGCAAGGCTTTTTCGATATAGATCCGCGTCCATTGCAAGGTGATGATATACATGTCATTGAAGCACAATTAAGAACCATATTAGGAGGAAAACAGGGATGA
- a CDS encoding KDGP aldolase family protein, whose protein sequence is MTNINKRLLNDRVALNVLANSVENAVEVFEAAEGHVLVGVLSKDYPTVEAGVIAMKEYGEAIDEAVSIGLGAGDNRQAAVVAEIAKYYPGSHINQVFPAVGATRANLGEKDSWINSLISPTGKVGYVNISTGPVSAGASETAIVPIKAAIALVRDMGGNALKYFPMKGLKHEDEYRAVAKACGEEGFALEPTGGIDLNNFETILEIALEAKVPKVIPHVYSSIIDEETGKTNGEDVRKLLAITKKLVEKYA, encoded by the coding sequence ATGACAAACATAAACAAACGGTTATTGAATGATCGTGTAGCCTTAAATGTACTGGCAAATAGTGTAGAAAATGCAGTGGAAGTCTTTGAAGCAGCGGAAGGCCATGTATTGGTTGGTGTACTCTCAAAGGATTATCCAACTGTGGAAGCTGGTGTTATAGCAATGAAAGAATACGGGGAAGCCATTGATGAGGCCGTTTCTATAGGATTGGGCGCGGGCGATAATAGACAGGCAGCGGTTGTCGCAGAAATAGCAAAATACTATCCAGGCAGTCATATTAACCAGGTTTTTCCTGCTGTTGGTGCTACGAGGGCCAATTTAGGTGAGAAGGACAGCTGGATAAATTCACTTATTTCTCCAACTGGGAAAGTAGGTTACGTGAATATATCCACTGGTCCAGTAAGTGCAGGTGCAAGTGAAACTGCCATTGTGCCTATCAAAGCTGCCATTGCCCTGGTTCGCGATATGGGAGGAAATGCTCTGAAATATTTCCCGATGAAAGGCCTGAAGCATGAAGATGAATATCGTGCTGTGGCAAAAGCTTGTGGTGAAGAGGGATTTGCTTTGGAACCAACAGGTGGAATCGATTTAAATAATTTCGAGACTATACTAGAAATCGCATTAGAAGCAAAAGTGCCTAAAGTCATTCCCCATGTATATTCTTCCATCATCGATGAAGAGACTGGAAAAACGAATGGGGAGGATGTACGGAAATTATTAGCCATAACTAAAAAATTGGTTGAAAAATATGCTTAA
- a CDS encoding sugar kinase, with product MLKRIVAFGEVMMRLQVPGHELLSQANTLQYSFSGTGVNVASAMTKLGHEGNLVTKLPDNPLGDSAISSLQRLGIGRNFISRGGKYLGMYFLENGFGQRASRVTYSNRLESSFNTASLSDYDMDMISESTDIIHFCGITLAMAENVRESMKVLARKVKEKGGTVCFDCNYRPSLWEGGYADAKPHYEEMLSLADIVMMNEKDALYILGMKSEGSTREEQLIELIPEVAKKFNIQSIAGTHRSINSDNSHTLRGYIYKEETFYFSDILSFSVYDRIGSGDAYTSGILHGELLGYTPEKTVRFAAVSGMLACTVVGDTPLATEKEILSAMEGKMEDIKR from the coding sequence ATGCTTAAAAGGATTGTGGCATTCGGGGAAGTAATGATGCGTTTGCAGGTACCAGGGCATGAATTGCTATCACAGGCCAATACTCTGCAATACTCCTTTTCAGGCACGGGGGTAAACGTTGCTTCTGCGATGACAAAGCTAGGACATGAGGGGAATCTTGTGACAAAGTTACCGGATAACCCCCTTGGGGATTCCGCGATTTCATCTTTGCAGCGATTAGGAATTGGAAGGAACTTCATCTCTAGAGGTGGCAAATACTTGGGGATGTATTTTTTGGAAAATGGTTTTGGACAGCGGGCGAGCCGTGTCACATATTCCAATCGATTGGAAAGCAGTTTTAATACAGCCTCCTTATCCGATTATGACATGGATATGATTTCGGAAAGTACGGATATCATCCATTTTTGCGGAATCACGCTTGCAATGGCGGAAAATGTACGGGAAAGTATGAAGGTGCTGGCTAGAAAAGTCAAAGAAAAAGGCGGTACAGTCTGTTTCGATTGCAACTACCGCCCCTCTTTATGGGAGGGAGGTTATGCTGACGCAAAGCCTCATTATGAAGAAATGCTTTCTTTGGCTGATATCGTCATGATGAATGAGAAAGACGCCCTATATATTTTAGGAATGAAGTCTGAAGGTTCCACAAGGGAAGAACAGCTAATCGAGTTGATCCCTGAGGTGGCAAAGAAATTCAATATTCAGTCGATAGCAGGGACACATCGTTCAATCAACAGTGATAATAGCCATACGTTGAGGGGGTATATATACAAGGAAGAAACATTTTACTTTTCCGATATCCTATCATTTTCCGTATATGATAGAATAGGTTCAGGCGATGCTTACACCAGCGGAATCTTACATGGAGAATTACTGGGATATACCCCTGAAAAGACAGTTCGGTTTGCGGCTGTTTCAGGAATGCTGGCATGTACTGTCGTTGGAGATACTCCTTTGGCAACCGAAAAGGAGATACTCTCGGCAATGGAAGGTAAAATGGAAGATATTAAGAGATAA
- a CDS encoding GntR family transcriptional regulator has translation MNVNRKNGPMYLQIKEILKDRILHGVYAIDTNIPSEPLLEEEFNVSKVTVRNAIKELVQEGYVEKKSGKGTRVIANGAIVKLSKGKRFTELLVEEGHSILKKVLNISHIDLSSDSKLHSLFGDHCISIERIYLLDNEPYIYFTHYVSLDMNEEDMKEVQINSLYRFLEDQNVKLETFRDEFAVAIAPDHICETLKIENNSPVLKRIRISSDGDGNVMEYSEGYYNTAKQNYIVTYNEPVQ, from the coding sequence ATGAATGTGAACAGAAAAAATGGACCGATGTATTTGCAGATAAAAGAAATATTAAAGGATCGTATTTTACATGGGGTTTATGCCATTGACACAAACATTCCCTCTGAGCCTCTTTTGGAAGAAGAATTTAACGTAAGTAAGGTCACTGTCCGTAATGCAATCAAAGAACTCGTGCAAGAGGGGTATGTTGAAAAGAAAAGCGGCAAGGGCACTAGGGTCATAGCTAATGGTGCGATTGTCAAACTTTCCAAAGGAAAGCGTTTCACAGAGCTGTTGGTGGAGGAAGGGCACTCCATTTTAAAAAAGGTGTTAAACATAAGTCATATTGACCTTTCTTCAGACTCTAAGCTGCATTCTCTATTTGGTGACCATTGCATAAGTATCGAACGGATATATTTATTGGACAATGAACCTTATATTTACTTTACACATTATGTTTCACTCGATATGAACGAAGAAGATATGAAAGAGGTCCAGATCAATTCTTTGTACCGCTTTTTGGAAGATCAAAACGTCAAACTTGAAACATTCAGAGATGAGTTTGCCGTTGCTATCGCTCCGGATCACATTTGCGAAACACTGAAAATCGAAAACAATAGTCCTGTACTAAAAAGGATTCGGATTTCCAGTGATGGGGACGGAAATGTTATGGAATACAGTGAAGGGTATTACAACACGGCTAAACAGAACTACATTGTGACATATAATGAGCCGGTACAATAA
- a CDS encoding gluconate:H+ symporter, giving the protein MDLYLLGITLIAIVIVILGVSWWKWHAFISLTVASLFLAVFSGLPMDKIVGAYETGVGAVLGHLIGILALGTILGKMMSDSGAGMQVADFFINKFGVKNLPWAMLLSGFIIGIPVFFEVGLVILLPLVISIRKSTKVNILLIGIPVLAGLSIVHGLVPPHPGAMTAIGIYNANMGHVLLYSLIIAFPTAVIAGPLFAKWVQKRVIPVGEPELIRVVTKSSGLPGTGVSFFIILLPVLLMVLTVLAPYLPLPGSIEKFLLFIGSPVIALLISCFAAYYFLGYRQGMDKSLIKKLTEECLLPLASIILIIGAGGGFKQILIDSGVGTAIASMSEEISLSPIILAFLVAGLIRIATGSATVALTTAAGIVSPVVANMTGVNLELLVIATGAGSLMFSHVNDAGFWLVKEYMGLTVKETFKTWTVMETLLSFVAFGLVLILDIFI; this is encoded by the coding sequence ATGGATCTATATTTATTAGGAATCACGCTGATAGCTATCGTAATTGTTATTTTGGGGGTATCATGGTGGAAATGGCATGCATTCATTAGCTTGACTGTAGCCAGTTTATTTTTAGCGGTTTTTTCTGGACTGCCGATGGACAAGATTGTAGGAGCATATGAAACGGGTGTCGGAGCGGTCCTTGGTCACCTTATTGGAATATTGGCTTTAGGGACCATCTTAGGAAAAATGATGTCCGACTCTGGAGCCGGTATGCAGGTTGCTGACTTTTTCATTAATAAATTTGGCGTGAAGAACCTGCCATGGGCCATGCTTTTATCTGGTTTCATCATAGGCATTCCGGTATTTTTTGAGGTTGGTTTAGTAATATTGCTGCCTTTGGTCATTTCCATTCGGAAATCAACTAAAGTGAACATCTTGTTAATTGGTATTCCAGTACTTGCTGGTTTATCGATCGTACATGGGTTGGTACCTCCGCATCCGGGAGCCATGACAGCTATTGGGATCTATAATGCAAACATGGGACACGTACTTCTGTACTCATTGATCATCGCATTCCCGACTGCTGTAATTGCCGGACCTCTATTCGCAAAATGGGTTCAAAAACGGGTTATTCCTGTTGGTGAACCGGAATTGATCCGGGTGGTAACAAAGTCAAGTGGATTACCAGGGACAGGAGTTTCGTTCTTCATCATCCTTTTGCCTGTATTGTTGATGGTTTTAACTGTATTGGCGCCTTATTTGCCGCTACCGGGTTCCATTGAAAAATTCTTATTGTTTATCGGAAGTCCGGTGATTGCCCTATTAATCTCCTGTTTTGCTGCTTACTATTTCTTGGGCTACAGACAGGGAATGGACAAATCGCTAATTAAAAAGTTGACGGAAGAATGCTTATTGCCATTAGCCTCCATAATCCTTATTATCGGTGCTGGTGGAGGATTCAAGCAAATTTTAATTGATAGTGGCGTAGGGACTGCAATTGCTTCCATGTCTGAAGAAATTTCTTTATCACCGATCATTCTTGCATTCCTAGTGGCCGGATTGATTCGGATTGCCACGGGTTCTGCAACCGTCGCTTTGACCACGGCAGCAGGAATCGTTTCACCGGTCGTTGCCAATATGACAGGTGTAAATCTAGAATTACTCGTTATTGCCACTGGCGCAGGATCACTTATGTTTTCCCATGTTAATGACGCCGGTTTCTGGTTAGTAAAAGAATATATGGGACTAACCGTTAAAGAAACATTCAAAACATGGACAGTCATGGAAACCTTACTTTCCTTCGTGGCATTCGGTTTGGTTTTAATTTTGGATATATTCATTTAG
- the yppF gene encoding YppF family protein — MNIEVLILHYIQEKRQKPNHANELLDYIQNEYVNGKLSIFQYRSLCQDLYLRGAKQTSSG, encoded by the coding sequence GTGAATATAGAAGTTTTAATCCTCCATTATATTCAGGAAAAACGTCAAAAGCCTAACCATGCCAATGAATTACTGGATTATATTCAGAATGAATATGTAAACGGGAAGCTGTCAATCTTTCAATATAGAAGTCTCTGTCAGGACTTATATCTTAGAGGAGCAAAACAAACGTCTTCCGGATGA